One genomic region from Alkalidesulfovibrio alkalitolerans DSM 16529 encodes:
- a CDS encoding DUF4815 domain-containing protein: MSISRETFDPTKNYKRIRYHQDRDLLDSELNEQQDIINLERRKIADILFKEGSIIMGLEVSAAANVLTLAPGVVYIDGHLEQVSGATLTYDPATTSGADYVYVELLKYNYGYTQDPALINPATGEPTAEREKWVLSLKATDTSGQTLPNNVTERRVIPIYKFDRESGDVTPTVQEKSNLYLRDLLGTLPGSRITVSSITEDQLSFAAAEGLNSLIQNLAERTFDQAGSYLVRGFDTFIGGVDDDSVEAITNAGRAYIQGFRHQRDLPTSTLVPKSIATKSVRGEQKTFDINKRRYPVNSTPLKETTQVEAIVEITRNVTRGSVGGGEDLLDPNPVVDILEVSQGATIFQEGVDWQQSGNHVDWLGSGNEPAIGTTYTVRWTYTKQMVKGTDYVDSGWFGQANHPAAGNYFYLVTAYNATGETAFNAAAVIARTTAAGEMNKLSWLPVSGATGYRVYRAATNGARTDYKRLMELGSEALSYVDDGVEEIGTASPPVTNTAGLTMSPVQLELGNLNVINFGRGSLGDQPVNGSNCSLDYDYYLGRRDIVYATTTEIKRLEGAPADFPKLPIVPENALGLCSIDCPPNSTDMEIRNFGLTRITMDQIHDIIQDVEDLKYNDAQYQMNNELQNRDAQTKKGIYSDDFSNTAQSDIYHAEWDARVNEIARFVAPDRIPHSTVLSVDQAGSSASFFGSLALLPGNETVLVEQNDWSEERNINPYAVFDKPPAMLQITPNLGRRGQTGIAVTGINFTPSKSGIVLRCDGQVMASNLISDEAGRVSASFTIPTNARNGNRIVEMADGVYSARASLQINDPLVITRIERIIENRIIRVPVVQVVWRTQTIFVPRDPLAQTFSFTQNQVISSIGLQFTARDPSIPVTVQIRGVTTGLPNGVVFAEKVLAPNEISLSGETRIRFDDPFYAEANTSYAVVLLTNSTNYKVRTATLGKMGRWGIITRQTYMEGVLLESSNAETWTPLNGSDLAMKIYGYNFQSEGMIRFQPITGVQFSDINLDEYSAIPQGTGLDWEYSTDGGVTWDAMVPAEEERLPNLATRVQIRVRLSSSLPNDTPAINFRDVNLVGYLNKTTGAYLTRENELTQGVESTKAYVQMQIPSGTTLQWFASNDGGLTWEAMTIQDTRPIDENWTEYTLVRTFTDNTGNKVRYKAEMTGTPLIYPRIHSLGATLS, encoded by the coding sequence ATGAGCATCTCACGCGAGACATTCGACCCGACCAAGAACTACAAGCGCATCCGCTACCATCAGGATCGCGACCTGCTGGATTCCGAACTCAACGAGCAGCAGGACATCATCAATCTGGAGCGGCGCAAGATCGCCGACATCCTGTTCAAGGAAGGCTCCATCATCATGGGCCTCGAGGTCAGCGCGGCCGCCAACGTCCTGACCCTGGCCCCGGGCGTGGTCTACATCGACGGCCATCTGGAACAGGTGAGCGGCGCGACCCTGACCTACGACCCGGCCACCACCAGCGGGGCCGACTACGTCTATGTGGAGCTGCTGAAATACAACTACGGCTACACCCAGGACCCGGCCCTGATCAATCCGGCCACCGGCGAGCCCACCGCCGAACGGGAAAAATGGGTTCTGTCTCTCAAGGCGACGGACACCAGCGGCCAGACGCTGCCCAACAACGTGACCGAGCGCCGGGTGATCCCGATCTACAAGTTCGACCGCGAGAGCGGCGACGTCACGCCCACGGTGCAGGAGAAGTCCAACCTCTACCTGCGGGATCTGCTGGGTACGCTGCCGGGCAGCCGGATCACCGTCTCCTCGATCACCGAGGACCAGCTCTCCTTCGCCGCCGCCGAGGGGCTCAATTCCCTGATTCAGAACCTGGCCGAGCGCACCTTCGACCAGGCCGGAAGCTATCTGGTGCGGGGCTTCGACACCTTCATCGGCGGGGTCGACGACGACAGCGTGGAGGCGATCACCAACGCCGGGCGGGCCTACATCCAGGGCTTCCGGCATCAACGCGATCTGCCCACCTCGACCCTGGTGCCCAAATCCATCGCCACCAAGTCGGTGCGCGGCGAGCAGAAGACCTTCGACATCAACAAGCGCCGCTATCCGGTTAACTCCACCCCGCTCAAGGAGACGACCCAGGTGGAGGCCATCGTCGAGATCACCCGCAACGTCACTCGCGGCTCGGTGGGCGGCGGCGAAGACCTGCTCGATCCCAATCCCGTGGTGGATATCCTCGAGGTCAGCCAAGGGGCGACCATCTTCCAGGAGGGCGTGGACTGGCAGCAGTCGGGCAACCATGTCGACTGGCTCGGCTCCGGCAACGAACCGGCCATCGGCACCACCTACACGGTGCGCTGGACCTACACCAAGCAGATGGTCAAGGGCACCGACTACGTGGACAGCGGCTGGTTCGGGCAGGCCAACCATCCGGCGGCCGGAAACTACTTCTATCTGGTGACCGCCTACAACGCCACTGGCGAGACGGCCTTCAACGCCGCTGCGGTCATTGCCCGGACCACCGCCGCCGGGGAGATGAACAAGCTCTCCTGGCTGCCGGTCAGCGGCGCGACCGGCTATCGCGTCTACCGGGCAGCAACCAACGGCGCACGCACCGACTACAAGCGCCTGATGGAATTGGGCAGCGAGGCGCTCTCCTACGTCGACGACGGTGTCGAGGAGATCGGCACCGCTTCGCCTCCGGTCACCAACACGGCCGGACTCACCATGTCGCCGGTGCAGCTCGAGCTGGGCAACCTCAACGTGATCAACTTCGGGCGCGGCAGCCTCGGCGACCAGCCGGTGAACGGCTCCAACTGCAGCCTGGACTACGACTATTACCTCGGCCGCCGCGACATCGTTTACGCCACCACCACCGAGATCAAGCGGCTGGAAGGGGCTCCGGCGGATTTCCCGAAGCTGCCCATCGTGCCGGAAAACGCCCTGGGACTGTGCAGCATCGACTGCCCGCCCAACTCCACCGACATGGAGATCCGCAACTTCGGCCTGACCCGCATCACCATGGACCAGATCCACGACATCATTCAGGACGTCGAGGACCTGAAGTACAACGACGCCCAGTACCAGATGAACAACGAGCTGCAGAACCGGGACGCCCAGACCAAGAAAGGCATCTACTCGGACGACTTCTCGAACACCGCCCAGTCGGACATCTACCACGCCGAATGGGACGCCCGGGTGAACGAGATCGCCCGTTTTGTCGCGCCGGACCGCATTCCGCACTCCACGGTGCTCTCGGTCGATCAGGCAGGCAGCAGCGCGAGCTTCTTCGGCAGCCTGGCGCTGCTGCCGGGCAACGAGACCGTGCTGGTGGAGCAGAACGACTGGTCCGAAGAGCGCAACATCAACCCCTACGCGGTTTTCGACAAGCCCCCGGCCATGCTACAGATCACGCCCAACCTCGGGCGGCGCGGCCAGACCGGCATTGCCGTCACCGGTATCAACTTCACCCCGAGCAAATCCGGCATCGTGCTGCGCTGCGACGGCCAGGTGATGGCCAGCAATCTGATCAGCGACGAGGCCGGTCGGGTCAGCGCCTCCTTCACCATCCCGACCAACGCCCGCAACGGCAACCGCATCGTGGAGATGGCCGACGGCGTCTACTCGGCCCGGGCCAGCCTGCAGATCAACGATCCGCTGGTCATCACCCGCATCGAGCGCATCATCGAGAACCGCATCATCCGCGTGCCCGTGGTGCAGGTGGTCTGGCGCACCCAGACCATCTTCGTGCCCCGAGACCCGCTGGCCCAGACTTTCAGCTTCACCCAAAACCAGGTGATCTCCAGCATCGGACTGCAGTTCACCGCCAGGGACCCGAGCATTCCGGTCACGGTGCAGATTCGCGGCGTCACCACCGGTCTGCCCAACGGCGTGGTGTTCGCCGAGAAGGTGCTGGCTCCGAACGAGATCAGCCTGAGCGGCGAGACCCGCATTCGCTTCGACGACCCGTTCTACGCCGAGGCCAATACCAGCTATGCCGTGGTGCTGCTGACCAACAGCACCAACTACAAGGTCCGCACCGCTACCCTCGGCAAGATGGGCCGCTGGGGCATCATCACCCGGCAGACCTACATGGAGGGTGTGCTGCTGGAGAGCTCCAACGCCGAGACCTGGACGCCGCTCAATGGCTCCGACCTGGCGATGAAGATCTACGGCTACAACTTTCAGTCCGAGGGGATGATCCGCTTCCAGCCGATCACCGGCGTGCAGTTCTCCGACATCAACCTCGACGAATACTCGGCCATCCCCCAGGGCACCGGCCTCGACTGGGAATACTCCACCGACGGCGGCGTGACCTGGGACGCCATGGTTCCCGCCGAGGAGGAACGGCTGCCCAACCTCGCCACCCGGGTCCAGATCCGCGTGCGCCTGAGCAGCTCGCTTCCCAACGACACCCCGGCCATCAACTTCCGCGACGTCAACCTGGTGGGCTACCTCAACAAGACCACCGGGGCCTACCTGACCCGTGAAAACGAGCTGACCCAGGGGGTGGAATCGACCAAGGCCTATGTGCAGATGCAAATCCCCAGCGGCACCACCCTGCAGTGGTTCGCCAGCAACGACGGCGGCCTGACCTGGGAGGCGATGACCATCCAGGACACCCGGCCCATCGACGAGAACTGGACCGAGTACACCCTGGTGCGCACCTTCACCGACAACACCGGCAACAAGGTCCGCTACAAGGCCGAGATGACCGGAACGCCGCTGATCTACCCGCGCATCCATTCGCTGGGCGCGACCCTGAGCTAA
- a CDS encoding amidoligase family protein — MNLKEIHYGIEIETVKRTREQIAWAIHSVVGGTVRHVGIPSSYDPWEVEDLRGRVWKVVGDASLTSVPAHLRAEVVSPVLGYDDIPQLQEAVRAIRRAGGKINSQCGIHIHIDAAPFDGRHLGNLAKIIYKQEPLILHALGISRDRLNRYTRPVSDELIQRIEQHRPRTKDQLNRIWYGYHNRQPQHYDNSRYHGVNLHNVWYRGTVEFRWFEATLHAGRIKAYLQFCLAVAAKALNGRAASSRKRDFDPQSAKYDFRVFLLHLGLIGDEFKTARKHLMANMPGDAAFKNGRPKPEDVLPDEPETTTLTNEAGQVPGLTV; from the coding sequence ATGAACCTGAAAGAGATCCACTACGGGATCGAGATCGAGACCGTAAAACGCACCCGGGAGCAGATCGCCTGGGCCATCCACTCGGTGGTGGGCGGCACGGTCCGCCATGTCGGCATCCCCAGCAGCTATGACCCCTGGGAGGTCGAGGACCTGCGCGGCCGCGTCTGGAAGGTGGTGGGGGACGCCTCCCTGACCAGCGTCCCGGCCCATCTGCGGGCCGAGGTGGTCAGCCCGGTGCTCGGCTACGACGACATCCCGCAACTGCAGGAGGCGGTCCGGGCCATCCGCCGCGCCGGGGGCAAGATCAACAGCCAGTGCGGCATCCACATCCATATCGACGCCGCGCCCTTCGACGGCAGGCACCTGGGCAACCTGGCCAAGATCATCTACAAGCAGGAACCGCTGATCCTCCACGCCCTCGGCATCAGCCGCGACCGGCTCAACCGCTACACCCGGCCGGTCAGCGACGAGCTGATCCAGCGCATCGAACAGCATCGCCCGCGCACCAAGGACCAGCTCAACCGCATCTGGTACGGCTACCACAATCGCCAGCCCCAGCACTACGACAACAGCCGCTACCACGGGGTCAACCTGCACAACGTCTGGTACCGGGGCACGGTGGAGTTCCGCTGGTTCGAGGCGACCCTCCACGCGGGGCGGATCAAGGCCTACCTGCAATTTTGCCTCGCCGTCGCCGCCAAGGCGCTCAACGGCCGGGCCGCCTCCAGCCGCAAGCGGGACTTCGACCCACAAAGCGCCAAGTACGACTTCCGGGTCTTCCTGCTCCACCTCGGTCTGATCGGCGACGAGTTCAAGACCGCCCGCAAGCATCTGATGGCCAACATGCCCGGCGATGCCGCCTTCAAGAACGGACGGCCCAAACCGGAGGACGTCCTTCCGGACGAACCCGAAACCACCACTCTCACCAACGAGGCCGGGCAAGTTCCCGGCCTCACTGTTTAA
- a CDS encoding DUF5049 domain-containing protein → MKILIRSTTLDGEPIPGSGETLQAADCLEVVELMRGQTPFTASRAPRDYMTEVLSGIEGGPTQPLPEDAAAAAAEFLTRLARHGLIEFLPDDKASDHWPERFLEALETVRLSGRTNMLDHPEVTRLTAEMGYPDVAEWLADHRREYATFVLEGTRPLGKNFGGKEDPSPCADK, encoded by the coding sequence ATGAAGATTCTGATCCGCTCCACCACGCTGGACGGCGAACCGATCCCCGGCAGCGGGGAAACCCTGCAGGCCGCCGACTGCCTCGAAGTTGTCGAGCTGATGCGCGGCCAGACGCCATTTACCGCCAGCCGAGCGCCCCGGGACTACATGACCGAAGTGCTCTCCGGCATCGAAGGCGGGCCGACCCAGCCGTTGCCGGAAGACGCCGCCGCTGCGGCCGCCGAGTTTCTCACCCGTCTGGCCCGGCACGGCCTGATCGAGTTCCTGCCCGACGACAAGGCCAGCGACCACTGGCCGGAACGCTTCCTCGAAGCCCTGGAGACGGTGCGGCTCTCCGGACGCACCAACATGCTCGACCACCCGGAGGTGACCCGCCTGACCGCTGAGATGGGCTACCCGGATGTGGCTGAGTGGCTGGCGGACCACCGGCGCGAATACGCGACTTTCGTCCTCGAAGGGACGAGACCGCTCGGTAAGAACTTCGGCGGCAAGGAGGACCCGTCTCCATGTGCGGACAAGTAG
- a CDS encoding lysozyme: MSQIPQAAIALAKRFEGFERKVKRGIEITAVPYICPAGFWTIGYGHLCDPKHSPITEAEAEVYLARDLQSALAATLRYCPVLATEPESRLAAIVDFTFNLGAGRLQTSTLRRRVNQRDWTAAGQELRRWVYGGGKVLPGLLARREAEISLLDTKV; this comes from the coding sequence ATGAGCCAAATTCCCCAGGCAGCCATCGCCCTGGCCAAGCGCTTCGAGGGATTCGAGCGTAAGGTGAAGCGCGGAATCGAGATCACTGCCGTTCCCTATATCTGCCCAGCAGGGTTCTGGACGATTGGGTACGGTCATCTCTGCGATCCCAAGCATTCGCCGATCACGGAGGCAGAAGCTGAGGTCTATCTGGCGCGCGACCTGCAATCGGCACTCGCCGCGACGCTGCGCTACTGCCCGGTGCTGGCCACGGAGCCAGAAAGCAGGCTCGCTGCCATCGTGGATTTCACGTTCAACCTTGGCGCTGGGCGGTTGCAGACATCGACGCTGCGACGGCGCGTCAATCAGCGGGATTGGACTGCTGCGGGCCAGGAGCTGCGCCGGTGGGTCTATGGGGGTGGAAAGGTGCTGCCCGGGCTCCTCGCGCGACGAGAGGCTGAGATTTCCTTACTAGACACCAAAGTGTAG
- a CDS encoding S1C family serine protease, giving the protein MAYHDPYPQRPAPDHFVRRWLFITACVAALMLFWQFLPAIEAWFSPRQAAERTVTPRGDLAADEQATIELFEKSRASVVYITTSQLVRDVWTRNVFSVPRGTGSGFIWDDAGHVVTNFHVIQGASEATVKLADGRDYQAALVGVSPAHDIAVLKIGVGFQRPPAVPVGTSADLKVGQKVFAIGNPFGLDWTLTNGIVSALDRSLPGESGGVTIEHLIQTDAAINPGNSGGPLLDSAGRLIGINTAIYSPSGASAGIGFAVPVDTVMRVVPQLIKTGKYIRPALGIEVDEQLNRRLQALTSTQGVFVLRVAPGSAAQKAGLNGVTVGPEGIVPGDRITGIDGAPVDDVAKLLARLDDRKVGDVVVLSVERAGKPREVRVELQPGI; this is encoded by the coding sequence ATGGCTTACCACGATCCTTACCCACAACGCCCAGCTCCGGATCATTTCGTCCGGCGGTGGCTCTTCATCACTGCGTGCGTTGCCGCACTCATGCTGTTCTGGCAGTTCCTGCCCGCCATCGAGGCCTGGTTCAGCCCGCGCCAAGCCGCTGAGCGCACCGTCACGCCGCGTGGCGATCTGGCCGCTGACGAACAGGCCACCATCGAACTGTTCGAGAAATCCCGGGCATCGGTGGTCTACATCACGACGTCCCAACTGGTACGAGATGTCTGGACGCGCAACGTCTTTTCCGTGCCGCGCGGGACGGGTTCGGGTTTCATCTGGGATGACGCCGGTCATGTCGTTACCAACTTTCATGTGATTCAGGGGGCGTCGGAGGCCACTGTCAAACTGGCCGACGGCCGCGATTACCAAGCCGCGCTGGTCGGCGTGAGTCCGGCCCACGATATCGCGGTGCTCAAAATCGGCGTCGGTTTCCAGCGCCCGCCCGCCGTTCCGGTCGGCACCAGCGCAGACCTCAAGGTGGGACAAAAGGTGTTCGCCATCGGCAACCCCTTCGGCCTGGATTGGACACTCACCAACGGCATCGTGTCCGCGCTCGATCGATCGCTGCCCGGGGAATCTGGCGGAGTGACCATCGAACACCTGATTCAAACCGATGCCGCCATCAACCCCGGCAACTCGGGTGGGCCGTTGCTCGATTCGGCCGGCCGCCTGATCGGCATCAACACAGCGATCTACAGCCCTTCCGGTGCATCGGCTGGGATCGGCTTCGCCGTGCCGGTGGACACGGTCATGCGTGTGGTGCCACAACTCATCAAGACCGGCAAATACATCCGTCCGGCGCTTGGGATCGAGGTAGACGAGCAGCTCAACCGCCGATTGCAGGCACTGACCAGTACCCAAGGCGTGTTTGTGCTCCGTGTCGCCCCTGGCTCAGCGGCACAAAAGGCGGGGCTGAACGGTGTTACCGTGGGCCCGGAAGGCATCGTGCCGGGAGACCGGATCACAGGCATAGATGGTGCTCCCGTCGACGATGTCGCCAAGCTGCTCGCACGGCTTGACGACCGAAAGGTAGGAGATGTTGTGGTCTTGTCAGTTGAGCGGGCCGGTAAGCCACGGGAAGTGCGCGTGGAGTTGCAACCTGGCATCTGA
- a CDS encoding zinc metalloprotease HtpX, with the protein MTPYGLVGRHDARSRHRWLNRFQTALLVLTLLGIAAAAGSLLFGEIGLWLALATCALTLLIEPVAASAMTLRLYGARPLRPDEAPAIWSLLRALAARAGLPNTPVPYYVPSDIVNAFATGSRRLASIALTDGLLRSLSMRELQAVLAHEVAHIAQEDLRVMGLADSISRLTNLLALLGQVALLISMPALLVGAAEINWIGLLLLAASPQLALLAQLGLSRVREFDADRMAVELTGDPHGLASALAKIERVSRSWRAWLLPGWGNPEPSWLRTHPATEDRIARLMALAPQPSQALPFQTEYLAPRSFAPMRPPRRGLSGLWR; encoded by the coding sequence ATGACCCCCTATGGTCTAGTCGGCCGACACGATGCCAGGTCGAGGCACCGCTGGCTCAATCGCTTTCAAACCGCGCTGCTGGTTTTGACCCTGCTGGGGATCGCAGCTGCCGCTGGCAGTCTGCTGTTCGGCGAGATTGGCCTTTGGCTGGCACTGGCAACATGCGCATTGACCCTGCTGATCGAACCTGTCGCCGCCTCCGCGATGACCTTGCGTCTGTATGGCGCCCGTCCCTTGCGCCCTGATGAAGCCCCCGCAATCTGGTCGTTGCTGCGAGCGCTCGCAGCTCGCGCAGGATTGCCGAACACGCCGGTTCCGTACTATGTGCCCAGCGACATCGTCAATGCCTTTGCCACCGGCTCCAGGCGCCTTGCCTCCATTGCCCTCACCGATGGCCTGCTCCGCAGCCTGAGTATGCGCGAACTGCAAGCCGTGCTGGCGCATGAAGTCGCGCACATCGCTCAAGAAGATCTTCGTGTCATGGGCTTGGCCGATTCGATCAGCCGGCTCACGAACCTGCTGGCGTTGTTGGGTCAGGTCGCGCTCCTGATCAGCATGCCAGCCTTGCTGGTTGGTGCAGCAGAAATTAACTGGATTGGCTTACTGTTGTTGGCCGCTTCGCCGCAACTGGCACTGCTCGCACAGTTGGGTCTGTCACGTGTGCGAGAGTTCGATGCCGACCGGATGGCAGTAGAGCTGACGGGAGATCCGCACGGGCTCGCCTCGGCGCTGGCGAAGATCGAGCGGGTGAGCCGCTCGTGGCGAGCCTGGTTGTTGCCCGGCTGGGGGAATCCCGAACCGTCCTGGTTGCGCACGCATCCGGCGACAGAGGATCGTATCGCGCGCCTGATGGCGTTGGCGCCTCAGCCATCGCAGGCCCTGCCGTTCCAAACGGAATATCTCGCGCCAAGGTCGTTCGCCCCGATGCGCCCGCCACGCCGGGGCCTGAGCGGCCTTTGGCGCTAA
- a CDS encoding phosphate-starvation-inducible PsiE family protein — MHKESGHTALDKMRSQWRLMTVYERFEQVVAITLSGVIALVIVISLIQLIRLVFTLLVMDALNPLDHKVFQLVFGATMTLLIAMEFKHSIVKGALRKESIIQVKTVILIAILALARKFIILEPDVDPAKVAALAGTILALGLTYWLMRERDDRKSE, encoded by the coding sequence ATGCATAAAGAATCTGGCCACACGGCCCTTGACAAGATGCGCTCCCAGTGGCGGTTGATGACGGTTTACGAGCGCTTCGAGCAGGTCGTTGCCATCACGCTTTCGGGCGTCATCGCGTTGGTAATTGTGATTTCGCTGATTCAGTTGATTCGGCTGGTGTTCACACTGCTCGTCATGGATGCGCTGAATCCACTGGATCATAAGGTTTTCCAGCTGGTGTTCGGTGCCACCATGACGCTGCTGATCGCCATGGAATTCAAGCATTCGATCGTCAAAGGGGCTCTGCGCAAGGAAAGCATCATCCAGGTCAAGACCGTCATTCTGATCGCGATCCTGGCACTGGCCCGCAAGTTCATCATTCTCGAACCCGACGTTGATCCTGCCAAAGTAGCTGCGCTGGCGGGAACGATACTGGCCTTGGGTCTGACCTATTGGCTCATGCGTGAACGCGATGACCGCAAGAGCGAGTAA
- a CDS encoding Hsp20 family protein, which produces MSALTPWDPFRELDELQNRLATMFGRIPQRQGARTGNEAMTTADWAPMADISEDENAFLLKLDLPEVPKDAVRVSAENGVLTISGERKLEKEEQGKKFHRFGIRSIPTLILFRGGHEVARQAGATGAQDIMRWVASQLPR; this is translated from the coding sequence ATGTCTGCATTGACTCCGTGGGACCCCTTCCGGGAACTGGATGAATTGCAAAACCGCCTGGCGACGATGTTCGGACGAATACCCCAGCGACAGGGCGCCCGTACCGGCAACGAAGCCATGACCACGGCGGACTGGGCACCAATGGCGGACATCAGCGAGGATGAGAACGCATTCCTCCTCAAGCTGGATCTGCCGGAGGTCCCCAAGGATGCCGTGCGCGTCAGCGCGGAAAACGGTGTGCTCACCATCAGCGGCGAGCGCAAACTGGAAAAAGAGGAGCAGGGCAAGAAGTTCCACCGCTTCGGTATTCGCAGCATTCCAACCCTGATTTTGTTCCGAGGGGGACATGAGGTTGCACGTCAGGCGGGCGCCACGGGCGCGCAGGACATTATGCGCTGGGTGGCTTCGCAATTGCCCCGATGA
- the ftsH gene encoding ATP-dependent zinc metalloprotease FtsH, producing MEKKDQWNIGYWIVAGLLLLTLQNYWQAAKTVEPVPYSEFEKALAEGRVAEVLVSDRTVTGRLISPDSRGKTTIVATRVEPDLAERLSKYDVPYARVVESTWLRDVLSWILPAVAFFGVWFFLFRRFAEKQGMGGFLSIGKSRAKVFMEKNTGVTFADVAGVDEAKAELVEIVDFLKNPQEYGRLGARIPKGVLLVGPPGTGKTLLAKAVAGEAGVPFFSISGSEFVEMFVGVGAARVRDLFEQARGQAPAIIFIDELDALGRARGVGGPIGGHDEREQTLNQLLTEMDGFDSSVGLIILAATNRPEILDQALLRAGRFDRQVLVDRPDKKGRLDILKVHVKKVTLAQDIDLEQVAALTTGFSGADLANLVNEAALAATRRKASAVELQDFTAAIERIVAGLEKKNRVLNPKERETVAYHEMGHALVALALPGTDPVHKISIVPRGIGALGYTLQRPTEDRFLMTRADLEHKIAVLLGGRAAEKLVFGELSTGASDDLARATDIARDMITRFGMDEGLGYIAFEAQRPRFLDTPELAQGGCRVAESTQARIDQAIRDIVMGVFERAYRILDTNRAVLERCARELLARETLDESDIRQLTQGLVRN from the coding sequence ATGGAAAAGAAAGATCAATGGAACATTGGCTACTGGATCGTCGCCGGCCTGTTGCTGCTGACGCTGCAGAACTACTGGCAGGCGGCCAAGACCGTCGAGCCCGTGCCCTACAGCGAATTCGAGAAGGCGCTGGCCGAGGGGCGCGTCGCCGAAGTGCTGGTGTCGGACCGCACGGTCACCGGGCGCCTGATTTCGCCGGACAGCCGGGGCAAGACCACCATCGTGGCCACCCGTGTCGAACCCGACCTGGCCGAGCGGCTGTCCAAGTACGACGTGCCCTATGCGCGGGTGGTGGAAAGCACCTGGCTACGTGATGTGCTCTCCTGGATTCTGCCGGCGGTGGCCTTCTTCGGCGTCTGGTTCTTCCTGTTCCGCCGCTTCGCCGAGAAGCAGGGCATGGGTGGCTTCCTGAGCATCGGCAAGAGCCGTGCCAAGGTATTCATGGAGAAGAACACTGGCGTGACCTTTGCCGATGTCGCTGGCGTCGATGAAGCCAAGGCGGAGTTGGTTGAGATCGTCGATTTCCTCAAGAATCCGCAGGAGTATGGACGGCTCGGGGCGCGCATCCCGAAAGGTGTGTTGCTGGTTGGCCCGCCCGGCACGGGCAAGACCCTGCTGGCCAAGGCCGTGGCGGGCGAGGCCGGGGTACCGTTCTTTTCCATCTCAGGCTCGGAGTTCGTCGAGATGTTCGTCGGCGTGGGTGCAGCGCGCGTGCGCGACCTGTTCGAGCAGGCCCGCGGGCAGGCGCCGGCCATCATCTTCATCGACGAGCTCGATGCGCTGGGCCGCGCGCGCGGCGTCGGCGGCCCCATCGGCGGCCACGACGAGCGCGAGCAGACCCTCAACCAGCTGCTCACGGAGATGGACGGCTTCGACAGCTCGGTCGGGCTGATCATCCTCGCCGCCACCAACCGCCCCGAAATCCTCGACCAGGCGCTGCTGCGCGCCGGTCGCTTCGACCGTCAGGTGCTGGTGGACCGGCCCGACAAGAAGGGACGGCTGGACATCCTGAAAGTCCACGTCAAGAAGGTGACGCTGGCTCAGGATATCGATCTCGAACAGGTGGCTGCGCTGACCACGGGCTTTTCGGGTGCAGACCTCGCGAACCTGGTCAACGAGGCCGCGCTGGCCGCGACCCGGCGCAAAGCGTCCGCCGTGGAGTTGCAGGACTTCACCGCCGCCATCGAGCGCATCGTGGCGGGCTTGGAGAAGAAGAACCGCGTGCTCAATCCCAAGGAGCGGGAAACCGTGGCCTATCACGAGATGGGCCATGCGCTGGTGGCGCTGGCGCTGCCCGGCACCGATCCGGTACACAAGATTTCAATCGTTCCGCGTGGCATCGGTGCACTCGGCTACACCCTGCAGCGGCCCACCGAAGACCGATTTCTGATGACACGTGCCGACCTGGAGCACAAGATTGCCGTGCTGCTGGGAGGGCGCGCGGCTGAGAAGCTGGTGTTCGGCGAGCTGTCCACAGGGGCTTCAGACGATCTCGCGCGGGCCACCGACATCGCCCGCGACATGATCACCCGCTTTGGCATGGACGAAGGACTGGGCTACATCGCCTTCGAGGCGCAGCGGCCACGCTTTCTCGATACACCGGAACTGGCCCAAGGCGGCTGCCGGGTGGCCGAATCGACCCAGGCGCGCATCGATCAGGCCATCCGCGACATCGTGATGGGCGTGTTCGAGCGCGCCTACCGGATCCTCGACACCAACCGCGCGGTGCTGGAGCGCTGTGCGCGCGAACTGCTGGCGCGGGAAACGCTCGACGAAAGCGATATCCGTCAATTGACTCAAGGACTTGTTCGGAACTGA